In Besnoitia besnoiti strain Bb-Ger1 chromosome I, whole genome shotgun sequence, the genomic window ccagaCTCGCCCGCCGACGATGCCTTCGGAGACGCGCCCGGACCAAAGCCCCCGCCAGACGCCGGAGGGAAAGTCGACTCGGCCGCCCCTCCCGAGACCCCCGCAGGTCCACTGGGGGCagctgaagacgcggagTTTTCCACAGGGAGAAGCGCGAAAGACTCGCCAAACAGTGAACAcgtcgaggcgccggcgcgcgcactCCCCCCGGGGGCCGTCGCCCGATGGAGAATCaactccgccgccgacgactGTCCACACGCCAGGCTGTTGCTCAGGCTGCACAGCCGAGCGCCGTCCTGGGAAACAAAAGTAGAAACAAAAACACCCCGCCGAGATTCAGAGAAGGGAGAAAGCCGCAAATCCCAGAGCGAGCCACGAAGAGATAAGCCCGTGCGCAAGCAGTGCAGAGTGCCAAGGGAAGAGACAAGAAAAAGGGAAACAAACACGTTCAGgaacgcgcagacgagagcgaagcTGACAGTGAGGAATGAAGGGAAGAACCAAGATGGCGCGCCATGGGCGCAGCGTGCGGCCCCGATTTCGCTGTCCCCAATATGAAGCATGTCACCACTCGCCAAttcttttgttttttctgtcgACTCACCAGAACTACGTTGGGTTGGACGACATATCTCTGCGTGTACTCCTGTACGGCGACCttggcgtcttcttcttcgatGCACATGGAGGCTGgtgcgcgagaaggcgctgctcggccgccccccctctGATCTGAGTCCGCTTCCGGCGGGAGTCTGGCCTGCGCGCTCTCTTGACGCTTCTCTGAAGAACCcggacgcgctgctgcgttcTGGCGGTAGTCCGCAATCTGAGTAGCGTCGGCTAGCAGATCCAAGGTCGCTCCTGACACGCGCAAGATTGGGACACGCACAGGAAGGGAGACGGCAGTCAGAGAAACaaaaagggagagaggcaggcaaAGAGGAACCCGACCAGCTTCAGCCCTCTGCAGACACACGGGAAAACCCGATGCGCCGATGCCGAAGAGCACGCGCAGCCGACAACAGGGAGGCAACGGCGAACACAAGAAGCCggaagaaagcagaggctacgagacagcgacagcagtGGAAAAGAAGCACACAAGGAGAGCCTAAGCTCAAACAAAAAACCTGCAAACGAATGGCTCGACTCAAACAGCGCACCGTTTACTAGTGATCAGAAGGAAGCACAGGCGACTTCTATACACACCGCCCTCCCGCCTCTCCACCCCtctcgaggcagagaaaggcACACGAGCAAAGCCTTCCTGAGCAGCAGGTACCAAACAAGAGAGGCTTAGTCACGGCCATCCCCGTGGAGCTCTACAGAGGAAGCATCTTTCAGCCTTCCCCAGGGACCGCCACGCGAGTGACAGACGGCAGCCTCTCTTCTACGGAGAAGAGCGAAAAtggcaggagagagaaagcggtCTCGGATCTCACTTTGGAGAAGGTCGACGAGGAGATGGACGACGCGCTCATCGCGTTTTTCAATtcctgcgtctgcgaggaggcgctggacgGTCTCCGCCATAGACGGCAGGACGACGATGCCGCTGCATTCTCGCCGTCGGAGACTCCCGTCTTTCTCGGTTcggccttcgtctccccctcctgcctttccgccctcgtcgccgccgaatgagttcgctcgcgcccgccgcttcaTCGCGGCGTCAACACTTGCGTGTCTGCTCCCCAGCAGTCTGCTCTCCGGCTGCGGGACGCCTCGACCCCCGAGCTCCCTGCTGGAAAAAATCGGCCGCGTGCTCGGTCTCCGACGAGCGCCTCGTCCACGACCGGCGGACCTCCCTACTCCCGCGTGCGAGCTTCGAGGAAATCTTTCCAGTGAAGACTTTGGAAGCTGAATACgtgggagaggaggcgaaggcgagcg contains:
- a CDS encoding hypothetical protein (encoded by transcript BESB_006270), yielding MKRRARANSFGGDEGGKAGGGDEGRTEKDGSLRRRECSGIVVLPSMAETVQRLLADAGIEKRDERVVHLLVDLLQRATLDLLADATQIADYRQNAAARPGSSEKRQESAQARLPPEADSDQRGGGRAAPSRAPASMCIEEEDAKVAVQEYTQRYVVQPNVVLDGARLCSLSNSLACGQSSAAELILHRATAPGGSARAGASTCSLFGESFALLPVENSASSAAPSGPAGVSGGAAESTFPPASGGGFGPGASPKASSAGESGGAFAAAGAHAIVANATNKNVLGSAPQGLPPYLPEDVSVSTLLPSWSLRLSACSSRPRPEGADAARHRRARAPGRDEGILAAATGSLGDATLNGANAEEEDEPATTNNAGGLDNEEHGDRTETSGGAWALFGGGDDGGDIGAELSF